Below is a genomic region from Paraburkholderia phenazinium.
GCGATGTCCGTCACCACTTCCTCGTGCGTCGGCCCAATCACGAAGTCGGTCTGCTTGCGATCCTTGAAGCGCAGCAGTTCCGGCCCGTATTTTTCCCAGCGGCCCGATTCCTGCCACAGTTCAGCCGGCTGCACGGCCGGCATCAGCAGTTCGATGCCGCCTGCCCGGTTCATTTCCTCACGCACGATGGCTTCCACCTTGCGGATCGAGCGCAGGCCGACCGGCAGGTAGTTATAGATCCCGCCGGCCACGCGACGGATCATGCCGGCGCGCACCATGAGCTTGTGACTGACGATTTCGGCGTCGGCGGGGGCTTCTTTGAGGGTGCCGATAAAGAAACGGGAAGCTTTCATTCAGAATTTTCCAAAAGCGGCGGCGCCGGAGCGACCGCCCGAAAGGTGAAAACGGTGGGGAATTCGACAAACGCGCGACAAAAACGTCACGAACACGTGGCAACCCTGCGGACAAACCCTTAGGCCGAGGCCGTCGCAAACCCTGCCCTGCAGTGCAAGCACAGTGCCGCTGCGCCGGATGGCCCACAGGCTACCGCAAACGCGCCCCCTTTGCGGCGAATCGTTCCAATCTGGTGCGATTCGGTGCGTCAGGTCCGTTATCTGTTTATAATCAAAGCAATTTTAAAGGATTCGAAGGTGGTTGTATGCTGGATCGTGAAGGCTTTCGCCCGAACGTCGGCATCATCCTCTTGAACGCGCACAACGAGGTGTTTTGGGGCAAACGGCTCCGTGAACATTCCTGGCAGTTTCCGCAAGGGGGCATCAAGTACGGTGAAACCCCAGTGCAAGCGATGTATCGGGAGTTACACGAAGAAACCGGCTTGCTTCCGGAGCACGTCAAGATCATCGGTCGCACGCGCGACTGGTTGCGCTATGAGGTGCCGGACAAGTTCATCAAGCGTGAAGTACGCGGTCATTACCGCGGCCAGAAACAGATCTGGTTCCTGCTACGGATGGTAGGGCGCGACTGCGACATTTGCCTGCGCGCCTGCGATCATCCGGAGTTCGATGCGTGGCGCTGGAACGAGTACTGGGTGCCGCTCGACTGTGTGATCGAGTTCAAGCGGGATGTATATCAGTTGGCGTTGACGGAACTATCCCGTTTTCTGCGCCGTGCTGCGCCGCGTTCGGAAAAACCTGGCGGCCATCACGGGCCTCGCTATCCACGGATAGCGTCGACCGCGACGGAACTGCAGGAGATGTCGGTAACGACCGTGACGGTCGAGACTACGATTCGCACGACGATCGAGTCCGATTGCGGCCCTGCCGACAACACCCTGACCCAGCCGGGTCTGCGCGACTAAACCCGGTGCGGCTTTCTGCACCGCATCTGCCGGTGCGGCTCATGGACTGCCGCACCGGCGTTTCAAGGAAACCATATTGAAAGCACTTGCTCTCGTCGTGGCGTGCGTCGCCACCGGCGCCCTGCTGGCTGGTTGTTCGAGCACACCCAAACCCACCAACAAGGATGACAGCGCGTTTACGTATCTGTTCGACCGCACGTCCAACTGGAAGGAAAACAACGTAGACACGTTGCCGTCGCTGCCGCTGGCGTCCAATCTGATTCCGTTCGATGTGTCCGGCAACACGCCGCTGACCTTCGCGGTGGACGCGAAGTCGCTGTCGGTCGGCAATGATGGCGTGGTGCGCTACACGGTGGTGGTGACGAGCCCGAGCGGCGCGCACAACGTGAACTACGAAGGGATTCGCTGCGATACGTACGAGTGGCGCCAGTACGCCGCTCTCAATGCGGATCACGACGGCTGGGACAGTACTGTCGCTACGCCGTTTGCGCGAATCGAAGACAGCGCGCTGAACGGCTATCAGGCGTCGCTCTATCAGGACTATTTCTGCGCGAACAAGGCGCCGACCGGCGCGGCCAAGCTGATTCTCGAAAACATGCGCTATAAAAAGACCGCCGCCTCGCAGATTCGTTGAGCGTGCACGCGTCGTAGCGTGTCTGGCCTTTCGGGGCTACGCACGAGGAGCAAAAGAAAAAGCCGTTTCAGTCTGACTGGAACGGCTTTTTTGCGATACCGCCGCCTTACCCGCGACGACCGCCTGAATCAGACCAGCACAAGGTTGTCGCGGTGGATCAACTCGGGCTCCAGCATATAACCGAGTACGGCCTCGATATCGCCGCTCGGCCGACGCTGAATCAGCTTGGCCTCGGCGCTGCTGTAGTTCGTGAGGCCGCGCGCCACCTCGCGGCCCGCCGCGCTGAGGCAGGCAATCACCTCGCCGCGTGCAAACGCGCCCTGCACGCCGACCACGCCGATCGGCAGCAGACTTTTGCCGCCTTCCGTCAGCTTCTCGACCGCGCCGTCGTCGATCACCACGTGCCCGCGCACCTGCAGGTGATCGGCCATCCATTGCTTGCGCGCCGCCATCCGTGCGGTGCGCGCAATCAGCTGGGTGCCGATTGCCTCACCCGTGGCCAGACGCGCCAGCACGTCCGGCTCGCGGCCGCTCGCAATCACGGTATTGGCGCCGCTATGCGCCGCCCGCTTGGCGGCGAGAATCTTGGTCAACATGCCGCCACGGCCGAGACTCGACCCCGCGCCACCGGCCATCGTCTCGAGCTCCGGCGCCCCGGCGTCGGCCTGCTGGACGAGCGTGGCGGACGGATCCTTGCGCGGATCGGCGGTGAACAACCCCTGCTGATCGGTGAGGATGATCAGCGCGTCGCCTTCGATCAGGTTCGCCACCAACGCGCCGAGCGTGTCGTTGTCGCCGAACTTGATTTCGTCGGTGACGACCGTGTCGTTCTCATTGATGATCGGCACCACGCCGAGGCGCAGCAGCGTCAACAAGGTGGAACGCGCGTTCAGATAACGTTCGCGGTCGGCCAGGTCGGCGTGGGTCAGCAGAATCTGCGCCGTGCGGATGGCGTGTTCGGCAAAGCGGCTTTCATACACCTGTGCGAGCCCCATCTGCCCCACCGCGGCGGCCGCCTGCAGTTCGTCGATTTCGCGCGGACGTTTGGTCCAGCCAAGCCGCTGCATGCCTTCGGCGATCGCCCCCGAACTCACCAGCACGACCTCTTTGCCTTGCGCGCGCAACGCAGCGATCTGCGCCGCCCAGCGACCGATCGCGGCATGATCGAGGCCGCGCCCGTCATTCGTGACGAGGCTCGACCCGACTTTCACTACCAATCGCCTGGAGTCTGCGATGACGGAACGCATTGTGCGCGGTCTCCCAAGATAATGCGTGATGCTGGCCGGCGGTCCATGACGAACCCGCCGGCGCCCAAGCGATGCTTTATTCCTGCGGCGCAGGCGGCTCGGTCGGCTCAGCCGAACCTGCGGCTGCCGCCTTCTCGCGGAAACGCACGTCTGCAGCCAGATCTTCCGCCTCGGCCTGGCGCTGCGCGTCCGAATGGGCGGCAATGTGGTCATACACCGCGTAGCACAGCGCTTCGCAACCCTGGCCGGTCAGCGCCGAGATCTCGAACACCGGGCCGTCCCAGCCGAAGCCTTCGAGGAACGCCGAGACGCGCGCTTCGCGCTCGTCTTCCGGCACCATATCGATCTTGTTCAGCACCAGCCAGCGCGTTTTCTCGAACAGCAATTCGTCGTACTTGCGCAGTTCGTTGACGATCGCCTTGGCTTCCACGACGGGATCGACCGCCTCGTCAAACGGCGCGATGTCGACGATGTGCAACAGCAAGCCGGTGCGCTGCAAATGGCGCAGGAACTGGTGACCCAGGCCCGCCCCTTCCGCCGCGCCTTCGATCAGGCCGGGAATGTCGGCGATCACGAAACTGCGGCTCGGGCCGACCCGCACCACACCGAGATTCGGCGCGAGCGTGGTGAACGGGTAATCGGCAATCTTCGGCTTCGCGTTCGACACCGACGAGATGAATGTGGACTTGCCGGCGTTCGGCATGCCGAGCAGGCCGACGTCGGCCAGCACCTTCAACTCGAGACGCACCATCCGGCGCTCGCCCGGCTTGCCGTCGGTTTTCTGACGCGGCGCGCGGTTCGTGCTGGACTTGAAATGCAGGTTGCCGAGGCCGCCCGCTCCGCCTTGCGCGATCTGGACGCTCTGGTTGTGCTCGGTCAGGTCGGCGATCAGTTCGCCGGTTTCCATGTCCGAGATGATCGTGCCCACCGGCATGCGCAACGTAATGTCGTCGCCGCCCTTGCCGTAGCAATCCGCACCGCGGCCGTTTTCGCCGTTGCGCGCCAGATGCTTCTTCGCGTAGCGGTAATCGATCAGGGTGTTGATGTTGCGGTCCGCCACTGCGTAGACGCTACCGCCGCGGCCGCCATCGCCACCATCCGGGCCACCGAACGGGACGAACTTCTCGCGGCGCATCGACGCGCTGCCATCCCCTCCGTCGCCGGCGATGACTTCAATCCTCGCTTCGTCAATGAACTTCATGCGTAACTCCGTCCCGTGTCTGTTGCTATTTTGCCGTGCCCGCTGTGCGTTGGACAATCGACCGATCGGCCATCCGCGCGGACTCACGACAACACATACCGCTATGAACCTGCAATGAAAAAGGCCCCGCTAACTTCGCGGGGCCTTTTTCCGGTCCTGAAGCCCGTGCCTGAGTAAACTCAGACTGCTGCCGGGACGACGTTGACCATGTGCTTCTTCGCTGCGCCCTTCGTCGAGAAATTGACGTGGCCGTCCGTCAGCGCGAACAAGGTGTGATCCTTGCCGATACCGACGTTTTCGCCCGGGTGCATACGCGTGCCACGTTGACGCACGATGATGCCGCCAGCGTTGATGGCTTGACCGCCGTAAACCTTCACGCCGAGACGCTTCGACTCGGAGTCGCGGCCGTTACGTGACGATCCGCCTGCCTTTTTGTGTGCCATTTGTTAGCTCCTTAACCGGTGCGCTTACGCGTTGATCGCGTCGATGCGCAGTTCGGTGTAGTTCTGGCGGTGGCCGCCATGCTTCTGGTAGTGCTTCCGGCGACGCATCTTGAAGATAGTCACTTTGGCGTGACGACCTTGCGACACGACGGTAGCCTTGACGGAAGCCCCACTGACCAGCGGCGTACCGAACTTAATCGATTCACCTTCGCCCACTGCGAGAACCTGGTCGAGCGTGATTTCAGCGTCAATGTCTGCCGGTATCTGTTCTACTTTAAGTTTTTCGCCGACGGCAACTTTATACTGCTTGCCACCGGTTTTTATGACCGCGTACATTGAGAACCTCACTCTGTGTTCATTTTTCCCACGCACCACGCGCGGAAACCCGTGATTATACATAGAGTTAGCTGCGCGGTCAAAACTCGTTGACAGGCGCGGCGCAGCCTCGTAGAGCCCAGCCGGGCGGGGGGCCGCGGGTCCATCCCGCAGGCTGCGGCCCGGAACTGTCGCGATTCGCCTTATAATTCGCGGCACTACCCAAATCAGCCATCATGTCGTCGACTGCCACCCCCTCTCCCAACGCCGCCAGCCTGCTCGCCCCGATTGCCGAAGACATGGAGCAGGTGAACCGCGTCATCCGGCACCGCCTGGCGTCCGAGGTGATGCTGATCAATCAGATTTCCGAGTACATCATCAGTGCCGGCGGCAAACGCCTGCGTCCCGCGCTGCTGTTGCTGGTGGCGGGTGCGCTGGGTGAAACCACCGGGTACCGGCACGAACTGGCCGCGGTGGTCGAATTCATCCATACGGCTACCCTGCTGCACGACGACGTGGTGGACGAATCCGATCTGCGGCGCGGCCGTCAGACCGCCAACGCCCTGTTCGGCAACGCCGCGAGCGTGCTGGTGGGCGATTTCCTGTACTCGCGCTCGTTCCAGATGATGGTCGGGGTCGGCAAGATGCGGGTGATGGAGATCCTCGCGGAAGCGACCAACATCATCTCCGAAGGCGAAGTCCTGCAGTTGCTCAACATGCATGATGCCGACGTGGACGAAGCCCGCTACATGCAGGTGATCCGCTACAAGACGGCCAAGCTGTTCGAAGCGGCCGCCCAGCTCGGCGCGGTCCTCGCCGGGGTCGACGCCACCACGGAAGCCGCCGCGGCGGAATTCGGCCGGCGCATCGGCACGGCGTTCCAGATCATGGACGACTGGCTCGACTACACGGGGACGGCGGAATCCATGGGCAAAAACGCCGGCGACGACCTGCGCGAAGGCAAGCCCACCCTGCCGCTCATTTACCTGATCGAACGCGGCACGCCGGAACAGTCGGCCCTGGCGCGCGAGGCGATCGAACAGGGCGGTACGGACCGGTTCGAGACTATCTTCGAGGCAATCACCCGCTCGGGCGCGCTGGATCACACGCTGGAATGCGCCAAACAGGAAGCCCAGGCCGCGGCCGCAGCAATTTCTTCGTTTCCCGATTCCATTTTCAAAGATAGCCTGCTAGAATTATGTTCTTACTCGACGGCAAGACAGTCTTGAACGAGACTGAAACGCCGGATTAGTCCGAGTCGAGTACAGCAGTACCCATCGGGGTGTAGCTTAGCCTGGTAGAGCGCTACGTTCGGGACGTAGAGGCCGGAGGTTCGAATCCTCTCACCCCGACCAGATTTCCTTGTTAGATCAAGGCAGAAACCGCCCAGCTTGCTGGGCGGTTTTTTGTTTTGGGCGCCTTGATTTGAGCTCGGGTGTCCAGCGGTCTCGTGTGTCTGCCGCGCGGGTCGAGCGCCGGCCAAAGACCTCATCGCACACTCCCCACATTCGCCAGACTGCCGCTCGGATACCGCCGTCGCTTGGCGACGCGAATAACGCGCGGGCCGAATCCATTCGTCGCGCCTTCTGAAACGTCATCGCTCATCGTCATAGCGGCGCTTGATCGAAACGACGCCCCGCGACTTCCACCGCCCCTCGCAAACCACAAACCACCCACGCGACGTTCCATTAAACGCGATCGGGACATTTCACTACAAATTATAAAATTCTTATTTTCAAGACAATTCGGATAGCGAATTATATTTTTGCGATGACACCAACCCTTGCAATGTGAAGTAAGCAGCCTTAACATCTCATCACTGATGAAACCATTTCATTATCATTCGGTATGCTAATGATAATTAGCCGCTTGAAAAGCAATCCCTGCCTTGCGTGCCATCGTCGTCAAAGGCCCGCAGAGTCTTGATCACGCTCCCGCTTCGAAGCCGATAACTGAGATCTCAATAAAATTCCCACTCACTCTTAATTTTTCTTCCAATGATTAGGATTATTGATTGTTTTATCAGAACAAAATCGCTTTCTTAAGAAATAAATCAGATTGATTCTGATCCCTGCGTTCGATTTTCCCGTTCACTCCTAAAGCCCGGTGGAGAGTTTTCTTGAGAGACGCTATCGACTTCGACCTCGCCGGCTCGATCAGCCTTGATCAGACTTGCGGCCCCGATCTTGAATATGACGCCGCGTTCATCTCGCTGCAACAGGCGGCCGTCGGCATACCGGAGCAGCAATTCGGCGACACGTTGATTCCCGCCACGGCGCCCGACTGGCGGCACGTCGAGCGGGAAGCCGCGGGTCTGCTGAAACGCACCACGGATTTGCGGATCATTGCCCTGATCACCTTGGCCTGGACGGAAATCAACGGGCTCGCCGGCTATGCGAGAGGCCTTGCGCTCACGGCCGACGTACTCGAGCAGCACTGGGGCACGCTTCATCCCCGTCTCGAGACGGCGGGCGAGTTCGATCCGCACCTGCGAATCAATGCCCTTGCCGCGCTGACCGACCCACAGACGCTCGCGCGCAGCGTACGTGCCGCGCCGTTGCTGACATGGAAATCCGCCCCGCTTTCGTTGCGCGACGCTGCCGCGATTCTCGAGAACGGCAAGCCTTCCTCAGCCAGCGCGTTGCCGGTGGCGAGCGATAGCCTTCAGGCGGAATTGCTCGTCGCTCTCAGGGCCGCGCACACGGAATTAGAGGTCGTGCCGCGCTTGCTGCAGACCGTTGAGCGGATTCGTCGGCAGATTCTCGCGAAGCTCGATGCCGCGTGGGTCCCCGATCTCAGTGCAATCGAAAACCCGCTAAGGGTGGTGTACCACGCCATCCGCGGCGCCCTGCGCGATACGCCGGCGTCGCCACCGGCCGCTCAGACCGCCTCGGCGCCGCCCGCGCCGCCAGCGCCCACAACCGTGCCCCCAACCACGCCCACGGGTCAGTCCGCTGCACAGAACAACGCCGGCCACGAAGGCTCATGGGCAAACACCCCCATACGCTCGCGCGACGACGTCCTGCTCGCATTAGATAGCGCCTGCGCCTACCTGGAACGGACTGAGCCCGGTCATCCGGCGCCCCTGTTGATACGCCGTGCGCAACGTCTGATGCACATGAGTTTTTACGAGATCGTCCGCGATATGGCGCCGGCTGCACTCCCCCAGCTAAGCATGTGGTCAGGTCAGCCTGACACGGCATCCGCTCATCTCAACAATTGACATACGGGCGCCTTGGCGCAATCGCAAGCCCAATCATTGGAGGACATCAGCATGGCCAATTCACGCGCCTTGAAAGCGAGCGCAACCGGGCAAAAATTCATCGCCCGCAACCGCGCCCCGCGGGTGCAGATCGAATACGACGTCGAAATTTACGGCAGCGAGCGGAAGGTCGAAATTCCGTTCGTGATGGGGGTGATCGCCGACCTGGCCGGCAAGTCGACCAGACCCTTGCCGGACCTCGAACAGCGCCGGTTCCTCGAGATCGACGTCGATAACTTCGACGAACGCCTCAAATCGATCCAGCCGCGCGTCGCCCTGCATGTGGCGAACGAAATCTCGGGCGACGGCCTGCTGGCCGTCGATCTCTCCTTCGAAAGCATGGAGGATTTTTCGCCGGCCAGCATCGCGAGGCAGGTGCCGGCTCTGAACCAGTTGCTGGAGGCCCGTTTGCAACTGTCCAATCTGCTTTCCTATATGGACGGCAAGAGTGGCGCCGAGGAGTTGATCACGCAGACCCTGAAAGACCCCACCTTGCTTAGAACGATCGCGGGTACGTCAAGCTCCGCGGCGGACGAGTCGCAGTAACGCCACGATCAAGCCCCATCCCATTTCATCAGCGTTGGCTGGAAGATCCCCATGAACGACACAGACTCCATCGAACAGCAGCCCGCCATACAAACCCTGCTACCCGGCAATTTGTCAGCCATGCTGATGAACCAGTTCAATCCACGCACGGAGCAGGCGCGCGAAGCGATCGATACGGCGGTGAAAACGCTCGCACTGCAGGCGCTGGAAAATGCGGTCGTCATTTCGAACGATGCCTACCAGACCATTCAGACCATCATCGCCGAGATCGACCGGAAACTCTCCCAGCAGATCAACACGATTATTCACCACGAAGACTTCCAGAAACTGGAGTCGTCGTGGCGCGGCCTGCACTACCTGGTCAACAACACCGAAACCGACGAATTGCTGAAGATTCGTTACATGCCGATCACGAAGTCCGAACTGAACCGCATGCTCAGGCGCTACAAAGGCGTCGCGTGGGATCAAAGTCCCCTCTTCAAGAAAGTGTATGAGGAGGAGTACGGCCAGTTCGGTGGCGAGCCGCTAGGTTGCCTCGTCGGCGACTATTATTTCGACCACAGTCCGCCGGATATCGAGACGCTCGGCGAGATGGCCAGGATTGCCGCCGCCGCGCATTGCCCGTTCATTACCGGCGCATCGCCCGCGGTCATGCAAATGGAGTCGTGGCAGGAACTGTCCAACCCGCGCGACCTCAGCAAGATTTTTCAGAATAGCGAATACGCGGCCTGGCGCCATCTGCGCGAAGCGGACGATTCCCGCTACCTCGGCTTGACCATGCCGCGCTTCCTCGCGCGTCTGCCTTATGGCTCGCGCATCAACCCGGTGGACGCCTTCGATTTCGAGGAGGACACGGAAGGCGCCACTCATGAGCGCTACGCCTGGATCAACTCGGCGTATGCCATGGCGACGAACATCAATCGTTCGTTCAAGCATTACGGCTGGTGCACGTCGATTCGCGGCGTGGAATCGGGCGGCGCAGTAGAAGGCCTGCCCGCCCACACGTTTCCCACGGACGACGGTGGCGTCGATATGAAGTGCCCCACCGAGATCGCCATCAGCGACCGGCGCGAAGCGGAACTGGCC
It encodes:
- a CDS encoding RNA pyrophosphohydrolase — encoded protein: MLDREGFRPNVGIILLNAHNEVFWGKRLREHSWQFPQGGIKYGETPVQAMYRELHEETGLLPEHVKIIGRTRDWLRYEVPDKFIKREVRGHYRGQKQIWFLLRMVGRDCDICLRACDHPEFDAWRWNEYWVPLDCVIEFKRDVYQLALTELSRFLRRAAPRSEKPGGHHGPRYPRIASTATELQEMSVTTVTVETTIRTTIESDCGPADNTLTQPGLRD
- a CDS encoding CNP1-like family protein; the encoded protein is MKALALVVACVATGALLAGCSSTPKPTNKDDSAFTYLFDRTSNWKENNVDTLPSLPLASNLIPFDVSGNTPLTFAVDAKSLSVGNDGVVRYTVVVTSPSGAHNVNYEGIRCDTYEWRQYAALNADHDGWDSTVATPFARIEDSALNGYQASLYQDYFCANKAPTGAAKLILENMRYKKTAASQIR
- the proB gene encoding glutamate 5-kinase, giving the protein MRSVIADSRRLVVKVGSSLVTNDGRGLDHAAIGRWAAQIAALRAQGKEVVLVSSGAIAEGMQRLGWTKRPREIDELQAAAAVGQMGLAQVYESRFAEHAIRTAQILLTHADLADRERYLNARSTLLTLLRLGVVPIINENDTVVTDEIKFGDNDTLGALVANLIEGDALIILTDQQGLFTADPRKDPSATLVQQADAGAPELETMAGGAGSSLGRGGMLTKILAAKRAAHSGANTVIASGREPDVLARLATGEAIGTQLIARTARMAARKQWMADHLQVRGHVVIDDGAVEKLTEGGKSLLPIGVVGVQGAFARGEVIACLSAAGREVARGLTNYSSAEAKLIQRRPSGDIEAVLGYMLEPELIHRDNLVLV
- the cgtA gene encoding Obg family GTPase CgtA, producing the protein MKFIDEARIEVIAGDGGDGSASMRREKFVPFGGPDGGDGGRGGSVYAVADRNINTLIDYRYAKKHLARNGENGRGADCYGKGGDDITLRMPVGTIISDMETGELIADLTEHNQSVQIAQGGAGGLGNLHFKSSTNRAPRQKTDGKPGERRMVRLELKVLADVGLLGMPNAGKSTFISSVSNAKPKIADYPFTTLAPNLGVVRVGPSRSFVIADIPGLIEGAAEGAGLGHQFLRHLQRTGLLLHIVDIAPFDEAVDPVVEAKAIVNELRKYDELLFEKTRWLVLNKIDMVPEDEREARVSAFLEGFGWDGPVFEISALTGQGCEALCYAVYDHIAAHSDAQRQAEAEDLAADVRFREKAAAAGSAEPTEPPAPQE
- the rpmA gene encoding 50S ribosomal protein L27; translation: MAHKKAGGSSRNGRDSESKRLGVKVYGGQAINAGGIIVRQRGTRMHPGENVGIGKDHTLFALTDGHVNFSTKGAAKKHMVNVVPAAV
- the rplU gene encoding 50S ribosomal protein L21 — its product is MYAVIKTGGKQYKVAVGEKLKVEQIPADIDAEITLDQVLAVGEGESIKFGTPLVSGASVKATVVSQGRHAKVTIFKMRRRKHYQKHGGHRQNYTELRIDAINA
- a CDS encoding polyprenyl synthetase family protein, producing the protein MSSTATPSPNAASLLAPIAEDMEQVNRVIRHRLASEVMLINQISEYIISAGGKRLRPALLLLVAGALGETTGYRHELAAVVEFIHTATLLHDDVVDESDLRRGRQTANALFGNAASVLVGDFLYSRSFQMMVGVGKMRVMEILAEATNIISEGEVLQLLNMHDADVDEARYMQVIRYKTAKLFEAAAQLGAVLAGVDATTEAAAAEFGRRIGTAFQIMDDWLDYTGTAESMGKNAGDDLREGKPTLPLIYLIERGTPEQSALAREAIEQGGTDRFETIFEAITRSGALDHTLECAKQEAQAAAAAISSFPDSIFKDSLLELCSYSTARQS
- the tssA gene encoding type VI secretion system protein TssA, giving the protein MRDAIDFDLAGSISLDQTCGPDLEYDAAFISLQQAAVGIPEQQFGDTLIPATAPDWRHVEREAAGLLKRTTDLRIIALITLAWTEINGLAGYARGLALTADVLEQHWGTLHPRLETAGEFDPHLRINALAALTDPQTLARSVRAAPLLTWKSAPLSLRDAAAILENGKPSSASALPVASDSLQAELLVALRAAHTELEVVPRLLQTVERIRRQILAKLDAAWVPDLSAIENPLRVVYHAIRGALRDTPASPPAAQTASAPPAPPAPTTVPPTTPTGQSAAQNNAGHEGSWANTPIRSRDDVLLALDSACAYLERTEPGHPAPLLIRRAQRLMHMSFYEIVRDMAPAALPQLSMWSGQPDTASAHLNN
- the tssB gene encoding type VI secretion system contractile sheath small subunit, which encodes MANSRALKASATGQKFIARNRAPRVQIEYDVEIYGSERKVEIPFVMGVIADLAGKSTRPLPDLEQRRFLEIDVDNFDERLKSIQPRVALHVANEISGDGLLAVDLSFESMEDFSPASIARQVPALNQLLEARLQLSNLLSYMDGKSGAEELITQTLKDPTLLRTIAGTSSSAADESQ
- the tssC gene encoding type VI secretion system contractile sheath large subunit, yielding MNDTDSIEQQPAIQTLLPGNLSAMLMNQFNPRTEQAREAIDTAVKTLALQALENAVVISNDAYQTIQTIIAEIDRKLSQQINTIIHHEDFQKLESSWRGLHYLVNNTETDELLKIRYMPITKSELNRMLRRYKGVAWDQSPLFKKVYEEEYGQFGGEPLGCLVGDYYFDHSPPDIETLGEMARIAAAAHCPFITGASPAVMQMESWQELSNPRDLSKIFQNSEYAAWRHLREADDSRYLGLTMPRFLARLPYGSRINPVDAFDFEEDTEGATHERYAWINSAYAMATNINRSFKHYGWCTSIRGVESGGAVEGLPAHTFPTDDGGVDMKCPTEIAISDRREAELAKNGFMPFVHRKNSDCAAFIGAQSLQKPAEYHDPTATDNAKLAARLPYLFACCRFAHYLKCIVRDKVGSFKERGEMEAWLNNWIMNYVDGDPVNSSQDTKARKPLAAAHVSVEDIEDNPGYYSAKFFLRPHYQLEGLTVSLRLISKLPALKDGAVAA